CAATCGTTCGGCCACGAAATCGAATGAAGACGCGTTCAATCTGTGTCATGCGTGCTTATTTCGGAAACAGGAAAAGAGGTCGGCCGGGGATAAGATCGACGGGGTTCGATGTGAGCTGAACATGGCCTTGATTGAGTTCACCAATTTTATTCAGCGCTGTTTCGGCGTTGCCTTCACGAGCCTCCACGGCGACAAAAATGGATCCGTCGCCCACGGGGTGTGGATCGCGTAAATGATAGCCGATTTGGTTGTCCGCCGTTCGACTGAGAAAGCCGATCCACTGCAACTTGGAATTCCCAATTGCGGTGAAGTCGCTGAGCGGATCGCTGAAACGAGGGAACGCGATGCTCAATTCCGACTTGATTGTGTTTTCAACGTCAGCTGGCAATTCGCTGGTGAAAGGTCGCGGTTCATACCATCGCTGGAAATTGTCTGCTCGCCGCTGCAGCGTAGCCATCGTTTGAGGGATTGCTTGGGTCAAACGTTCGCTGCCACGGGTCGCGCCTTCAAGTAATCGAAAGATCATCCATTCTTTGATTCTCGCATCGAGATCCGGGCGTTTGGTCATGATCTCGCTGACCAGTCGGATAAAGGTTTGTTCCCAAAGTGAAGCCAAGTCGATCGCACGGGTGCGTTTCTGTTCAAGCAACCAATCGATCGAAGCCATCGGTTCGTTGTCAACGTCGTCCAACGGGCCTTCGAAACCTTCGTTGCGAACTGAACCGGTCGAATCCTTGACGACCATGACGCCCAAGCTGCCGCTGCGTTTCATACGGTCGGCGTTGTCTTCGGCGTATGTCTTTGTGATCAGATACTGCTGCCCCTTGGCATTTAACGTGACCAACTGGGCGAGCGGATGGTTTTCAAAGATGCGGAATGTTTCGTCTTGAATCCGTTGACGGCGGCGAATCTCTTGCATCGAATCGACGAACTTCGGCATCGCATCGAGTACCGGGTTCGGTGAAACACGACCGCGTAGCAAAGCGGCCGACTCCATCAACTCGGTTGCTTCGCCGCTTGTCACACCTTGGTCTAGTCTTTGGTTTAGTTGTTTCAGCCAGTCATTGGTGCGATCAACATTGACCCAATTGTCTTCTTCATCGATGACTTTTTCGAAGTCGACAAAACCGGTGTCGGCGACGGTACGGCGAGACAATTCGCGAAGTCGATCTGCATAGACTTCAAGACTTCTTGCGTTGACCAATGTGTCGATCGCTTCATTGAGCTGCGATTCCGACTGCATCTGACGTTTCATCTGATCGATCGTCGACGTAATCGAACTGCGAAGTTGTTCCTGCTTCGTAATCGCGGTTTCTGAACGAAGTGGATATTGTGAAGAGAGTCGGATCACCTGGGTCCGCAATTGTTCAAGCGAAGTTAGGTTGGTCGAGGAATTGCCACGCGATTGCAGCTGTCCGAACGTTGTCCAAAACTGCCCAATCTTTTCGACCATTTCGTCACTTTGTTTGGTCGCAACCGATTCGGTGTAAGCTTGCTTTCGCTTGCGGATATCATCGATCCTGGCACGTTCGGCGTCGGTTGCAGCGAGTTCTTCCAATTGTGGAATCAGCAACTCGTCGATCAATGCCGGATCATCAACATTGGCTTGACGAAGCAGGTCTTCGAAACGACTTGCGCGATTGTTTTCTTTGTCGACGGCTTCGTTCGCTTGTGAATACAGTGCAACCATTTTGGGCAGTGCGGTGACATCGGGAGCGGTTGCCCCGATCGATTGAAAGAAATCGATCGCCTCAGCGTATTGGTTCCCGCTGACAAAGTTTTCCATCTGCCGAACGTATTCGATTCGCTGCTTGCTGCGTTGCGACGCGGAATAGACCATGTATGACGAGATCAATCCGATGATCAGGACTGCGGCAGCAGCGATTCCGATCGCCATCCACTTTTGCTTCGCTCGCTTTGCGGGGGCGTCCGCCAATTCTTGGACTCGCTGCGCAAGTTCGACTGGCAACGGTTCACCAAATCGTGTGGCATTGGCGGCAGCCTGTTGAATTTCCTCGGCTGAATGGTTTCCATCCAGATAGGACTGCAAGGTTTGAAGGGCGATCTGACGTTCGCTTTCCATCATCGCTTGGCGATCGATATCTTCGAGCCACTGCAAGCTCGGAGCGACCGCCGCTTCCATCTCTGATGGCACGCCAATCTTGTAGCGAGCGCGGCTGGACTGCCATTTGGTTCGCAATGCGCGAGCGCTCGATTCGTCCCGATCTTCAAACGCTTGAATTAGCTTGGGTGCGATCTGGCCAAGCTCCTGCTGCATGTTTTGCCGAACATAGGATTCGGCGGCGAACTGGCTTTGCTCAACCAAACGGCCAGACGGTTTGATGCGCCATTGGCTGGATTTCAGTTCCTCGTTCAACAGGAATAGTTCCCTTGAATCTTCCCGTTCAAGAGCATCGTTTAGTTCTCGGTCAATCTGTCCTAGACGGATCTTCTCCCATGTCTCGACGTCCTCGGACCAAACCGAATTGCCGGGATCGACGTGGGCGATTTGCCGGAGCGTTCGGAGTCTGACGCCAAGTGGAGCTTTCGCGATCGCCAATCTGCGGTGACGACGTAGCAATGCGTCCAGCGGCAAGCTTTCGATGATCGCTTCGTTGATTTGGGCGACGTAGTCCAAATTCAATTTTTGCGGTAGCGGAATGCCAAGGAACTGCAAGATCTCGGTCCATTCATCCCATTCGGGAAATTCCAGTTCGGCTGCCAGGTCGAGCGCATTGGGAGTCATCTCGATGCGTTGGATGGCTTCACTGCGCAAGCCTTTGCGAAGCAACATGACGGCTTCATCAAGTCGCTTGTTGACGCTTTGCACTTCGACTTTGTAGGCATCCGCCAAAGGACGCATTTCTTCCTCGGCGATACCGTCCCGCTTTTCCAGGGCGCGTCGGATTCTATCAACGGTCGTGGGCATTTGACTGTTACCAGGAAAAATGAATGCGTAGGGGGATGCGTCGAATGATTGATCGTCCCGCATCGAAAAAAATCAGATCTGGGACGTCGACCCAGCACCCGTCCTTTAGTGTTTGATGTGCTTTACGCACTCGATTGACCAACAGCGGGATTTCACCACATGCCGAGACGATATTTAGCAAAGCCTTTTGCTCGTCACGTTCAAGTGGGTTGGCGAGTTCCTCTGCTTTCGATTGCAGTCGTTTGCGAAGCAAGCTGGTTTCTTCCACAAAGTCATCGTTGGTCGGAATCGATCGGAACAGATAGTTCAACTGCGTTTCTTTCGAGCGATTCATCCGAACCAAGAAAGATGAAATCAAAGTGTCAAAGGTGGGCGGGATCTGTTCGCCATTTTCGCGGATCGATTCGACCGTTTGAATCAGATCGTTAAGCGATTGCCCGAATTCCCGATAGGCACTGGCTTGCAAGTCCTTTGCGAAAGGCGCTTCGCCAAGTTCGATTTTTGCATTTCCGATAAAGTAGCCGGACTCATCGTGCCAGTAAAAGTCGGAACCGTTTAGCTGCGAAGGAATCTTGCGTAGTTTGCGAGCGTCGACAGTCCTGCGGTCATCGACCAGTTCGGTCTGTTCGATCTCATAGGGCGCCGGTTCTTGCAGACTAAACGCATCGGCTCCCCAAGACACCGTGATAACTTTGGGAGTGGCTGCGGGCGGTTGGTCAGTCGAGGGAGAATCACGCTCCGTTTTGGGCTCGATTTGAATCCTGACACCACCGCGAGCGCTGACAATCCTGGGCGGTTCATTGGACTCGCCAACCTCGTTTAGGATCCATGCAAAAAGCTGCTTTTTGTCGTAGCGCAGCGTCAGGATGGTTTTGGGTGTTTCATCGGGAACAACGACGGGGGGCGATTCGACCGGTTCGGTTTGTTGATCCGATACCGGTTCCTCAACGGCGATATCGATCGGCGGCGCGAACGCTGGCGGTTTGGCTGGCGAAAACTGAGTTGCGATAAACCAAGTCGTGACAGCAAGCATCAGGAACGCGATCAATGCCGCGGCCAGCCATCGGGTTTTGTTGCTTCGTCGGTGGTCGTCTATCCCTGGCGGAAGCGCCGGTGGCTCCATCGAAGGAGGCGGTCCGACATCGTTTTCATCTTCGTGTTGCCAGTTCGCATTGATTTGCAGCGGTTCGCTTGAGTCGGTCTCTTCAACAGACCTATCGATCGGAGAAGCAATCGCGGGTTTCGCAGTTCCGCGAGCCAGTTCGACCCAAGGCGAAACTGTTTTGATCGATGGCGACTTGGTCAAGTTGATGCATCGATTGCCACCGATTGCGTTTTTAGCCTCATCCGTGCCAATAGGAACAAAACGCAATTTGCAGTTCGCGTCTGGCGGTAGCTTTACTCCAAAGGTGCTGAACGTTGCTTGCCAACGACGTTCAACTGGCAACAACGCGATGGCTTCGTCGATAAGTTCCAAGAGGATGTCGCGTTGTTCGATCGAGTAAACAACCCACAGAGGTGACTGATCATTTGACGTGAATGCTTCGGCAATGACGCCACCCCAACCAGAGTCACCGGCGACGTTTTTCCATGTGGTACAAATCCGAGGCGATTGATTTGATCTCGGGATCGATGGGCCTGCTGTTGGCGTTTCGCAGATGCCCAGCCACTCCGAGCGAATGATCGGTTGTTGAAGAAGCCATGCTGGCCCGGCGGAGGGCATCTCATGGGGTTCAAGAACAACGTGATGAGCGATCTTGTTGCTGGGTCGCCCGGTGTAGTCGATCCCGTAGGGGCCGATGCGCGAAAGCACCGAAGTCGGTTTGCCGGCAATCGAATAAACCTGGTGCGAAAAAGCGATCGGGTTTTCTTGGTATCGCGGATGGTCCGCCATATAGAACTGGCGATAGCCCGAAATCGATTCCAGTTTGCTGATCACATTGATGGGCATTCCCGCAGTCGATAACACGGTGCAGAAACCTTTAGCGCCGTGTCGTAGGCCCTGGGGCGCGGACGTATAAAGAAGCTCGCTACTCATCTAAGTTGACCGTCAAAAAGAATCCTCGATCGTTGGATAGGTTCGGCCAATCAATTGGGATTGGCCTTTAGAATTGATCGTTAAAGTTTTTCGATAATCCAACGACCGTCATCCATGCCTGAACCTGGGGCGGATGCACCGACCAAGCCACCCGCCCAGTTGTGCAGCGCCATCAGCATCGGGATTTCCACCCAGAACGGTTGCATGTCGCGCGGGCGAATTCCCAGCGCACCCGTGGCCGGATCCAACGTCGGGTGAGTTCCGCTGGCGCTAACCGGGATGAATGTCAGGCTGGTGGAGAAGCCTTCGGCAGCGGCAACGATTTCGGGACAGATTTCGGACATCAATTCGCCGACTTTTTCGCTGGTCGATTTGATCCGCTGGCTATCCAAGGAGAACAGCTTTGAATTCTCGATCGGCAAGTAAGGTTCGTCGGTAGAAACGTCTGGCAACAAGTTTTTCCATGCGTCCCATTTCGTGACGATGATCACCAGGGGCCGTTGATGCAGTTCATCATCGCGAAGGCCTGCGTGACGCCGAACACGTTGAATCGCTTCTAGCAAGATTGTGTCTTGGCGAATGGTCGTTTCGCGAGCGAGGCGAGTGGTTCGCGAAGCCATTTGTGGGTCATCCGATTTGCCCTCGCATGCGCGGCGGAAGCGGGTGTCCTGGGTCGGATCAAAACAGAAAAACAGACACTTTGATTTCGCAAGGTGACGTGTCACCGGGCTGATCGTTTTGTCGGCCCCGGGAAAGAAGCTTTCGCCAGCGTTGTCGTACAGACAGACGATCTTCGAAATCTCACGATTGCGTTTGTATCGCGGGTGACTTGAAAGCGGCTGTAGGTTGTACATGAAGGGACGAGGAAAACTGACCGTGTGGTCTCCCATGTCGACGGTGTCGTACATGTCGCCTTGTTCTTCCGTTTTGGCAAGCGCTACCGGCGTGTCCAAATCGGGGTTCATGAACTGCTGTTCTTCGTACTCGTGGATTCGAGCGTTGGTTTCGGCATCCACATCACTTAACGAAACCGCAAATCGCTTGGGAAGTGTCTGCCGCAGTTTCCAAGACATCGAGGTCAGGAAGTAACTTTTTCCGCACGCGGGGGCGCCAAAGATACTGAAGAACAGGCTGGGAACCTGATGCATCGAACGGGGGACGTTCAAGTGACACTTGGGACAAGCCATCCGAGTGGCATGCTGCCCGAGTTCGTCAATCGCATCGCCTTTGGGCGTGAATCGACTTGGAAGAAAACGTTTGGCGTGCTGGAAACCTAGTTTGGCGTCGCCCAACAAGTCTGGATGCTCGGCGATCCACAACGATTCCTCCGGGGCGTACTGGCTCCAACAATGGGGGCAAGTAACGCGGTTGAGAAGCGTGGTTGCAGGAGAATAAACAAGACTCGCCATAGGTTTCGTTAATCGCGTCCAGTGATTGCGGGAACAGCATTAAGGTATTCTTCCACCGATGCGACGATCTCCAAAACAGATTCTGCCGAAATCTTGCGATTACGGCCTGCAAAACCACCTTGGGACGTGATGAATCGTTTACGCGGGGGAAGGATTTCTGAATGAACGTTCAGTTTATCTGCCGAAGGGGTTTTGGTCCACTCTGACGTGTGGGGTTCTCTATGATTGGAATGCGTCCGCCGCGTCGTGCTTTTTGGTGTGCTTTTCGATTTTCGACTCTTCACTTAGGCTGAACACCCTGGGGCTGATCCGCCTAGGATTTGTTCCACAAATTCGTCGCCCCCCTCCTTTGGTTGAACCCACAAGTGATTCAATAGAGTCGATGGCGACGGTTGGTTTTAAACTTTGGAACCTGGTCGCCGAAAGATTCGCCTTCGGAGATGAAAACGGCTTAGGATCCTTCAGTCCACCGGCATGACGGCAAGTGGACGCAGTAGCCAATGATGCAGCAACCTACGATTTCGACTGAATCGATCAACAAGACAGCTATATGACCACCGAGATCGCTGAACCATCGTCTGCAAATCTGACTCCAGGTCATGGTGAATCCATGAGCCAAGAACCGCTCGACAAAAGCAATGAACGCGTTCGCGAGATGTTTCGTCAAATCGCACCAAAGTACGATTTGATGAACCACCTGCTTTCGATGAACATCGATAAGTATTGGCGTCATTGTGCGGTCAAGCGTTTAAACTTGGTACAGAACATTCCCGTCTTGGATACCTGCACCGGAACAGGTGACTTGGCGATGGCGATTGCCAATGCGGCACCATCGGGCGTCGAAGTCGTCGGCAGTGACTTTTGCGGAGCGATGTTAGAGATCGCTCGCAAGAAGCGTGTCGCTGGGACTGCGACGGGGCAGATCGACTACGTCGAAGCTGATTCACAGCAGCTACCATTTGCAAGTGATCTTTTCCAAGCGGTGACCGTCGCATTCGGTTTGCGAAACGTCGCCGATACCGACCGTGGGCTAAAAGAGTTGACCCGTGTCTGTCGTCCAGGCGGGAAAGTGATGGTGCTGGAATTTTCCCGTCCGACCCTGTTCGGTTTGCGCCAGATCTACAACGCCTACTTTAAATATGTGTTGCCGAAGGTAGGACAATTGTTCGCCCGCAATGACAAGTCTGCCTATAGCTATCTGCCAGACTCGGTTAGCCGATTTCCCGATGGCGAAGCACTTGCCGAACGCATGCGGGCGGCCGGATTAGAAGAAGTCAAGTTCACTCCGCTCACGTTTGGTGTTTGCACGATCTACGAAGGCACCAAGCCAGGAAACCTCGTCTCAAACGCGCCTTCGCTCGAAGCATGACCGCTTCAAAATATCCCGTTGTTGTTGCGATCACCGGTGCAAGCGGCGCCGTCTATGCTATCCGCTTGCTGCAGTCGTTGCTGCGTTCGCAGGTCGAAGTGCATTTGACGGTCAGTCCCAGTGGTGCTGCGGTTATCGAGCAGGAAACTGGTTTTAATTTCGACTTGAAAGCACCTGACTTGGTGGCGTTCGTTTCGCAGGTACCCATTTGGTCGACTGAGAAACGTCGAGCAGACATCGTCGCGGTTGACTGGGCCAGTTTGGTTCGGGAACGTCTGAACTATCATCACTACGAAAACTATTTTACGCCAATCGCGAGCGGTTCTTTTCGTACTTCGGCGATGGTTGTCTGTCCGTGTAGCGGAAGCACGCTTAGCAGCATTGCCCATGCGGCATCGAACAACCTCATTTCGCGAGCAGCCGAAGTTCACCTGAAAGAACAACGAAAGCTGATTTTGGTGCCTCGCGAAACACCTCTTAGTGTTTTGCAGTTGGAAAACATGCATCGGCTAGCGACCGCCGGGGTCACAATCTTGCCGGCGATGCCAGGTTGGTACCATGGCGTCGAATCACTTGATTGTCTCGTCGACTTTGTCGTGGCGAGATTGCTGGATCAACTACAAATCGACAATCAATTGATTGAGCGTTGGAAGGATACAGATGGTTGACTTGGCAGACCGAGATAAATTGCAGTCGCATGCCGATTTGCAAGGGCGGGAGCCGATTGGACAGTCGGCAAAACGTATCAATGTCAGCGATTGGCTGGGACTGATTCGTTTTTCTCACACGCTGTTTGCACTGCCATTCGCAACACTTGCGACGGTGATGGCTTTTGCGACGCCGTTGCCCGACGGTACACATCCCGGACTGCGTTGGACCGATCTGTTGGCCATCTTGGTTTGCATGGTGAGTGCGAGAAACGCAGCGATGGCCTTCAATCGGCTGGTCGATCGCAAAATCGATGCGGAGAATCCGCGAACGAAGGGGCGTCATATTCCGGCGGGAAAGCTGTCCGCGACCGCAGTTGCCTATTTCACGATTGCTAATGTTCTAGTCTTCATCGCTGCGGCGGCAGCATTCCTACCCAATTGGGTCCCACTGGTTGCTTCACTACCGGTGCTGGTTGTCGTGATGGGCTACAGCTTGGCAAAGCGTTTTACGAGTGCGGCGCACCTTTGGTTGGGTGTTGCGTTAAGCCTCTCACCCATCTGTGCTTGGGTCGCCATCCGAGGGCCTCAATCGGTGTTGGTGCTATCCGACTTGATCGCACCGGTCTTGTTGGCCGCAGCGGTAGCGGCTTGGGTAACCGGGTTTGACATTATCTATGCTTGCCAGGATGCCGAGTACGATCGAGGAGCCAAACTGCACAGTGTGCCTGCTCGTTTCGGTGTTGCTGGTGCCCTTCGAATCGCGGCGATGTCGCACTTCGTGATGCTTCTGTTTTTGATCGCGCTTCCGATTCTCGCCCCAAGCGTCGGGTTCGGATGGCTCTACTGGGTTGCCTTCGTTTTGATCGCCGCTTTGGTGGTCCGGCAGCACTCGCTTGTCAGCGCCGGAAATCTGGCACGGGTCGGTGAAGCGTTCTTTCAGACCAATGTTGCCATTAGCGTCTTGCTAATGGTTGCCGGATCGATCGACTGCTTGTGGATTTGAAGCCGCGTCAGCAATGATCGTGAACGCATTGGTCGTGAGCCCTGTGATTGCGAACGATCAAGTGCAGACATGTGATCGAACTAGAAGACTAGTGCTTCATTGCGTACGAAAATACGGGTTCGGTTCATCAGCCGATGGGTGTTAGCAGCCCCAGTCACTGCACGGAAACCGTGGCTAACGCCATACGGCTAATCTTAAAATCGAGTTGGAACGAAGCACTAGCACCAATGGCAATCCAATCCGATCTCGCCCTTTTCCCAAGCCAGCAGGAACGGTGGCAAGCTAGGCAGAAGGTCCGTGGCGAATCGCACTTCGTCGCGGCTCATCCAAAAAACGTCCGCGACTTCTGCCGGATTTGCGGTTGGGATAATCGCATCCTGGAGATCGGCGTGCCACCAAGCGAGGTTGGTTCCCCAACTGGTAACGCTGCGGTAGCAAAGCTGCATCGGAGTGACATCGATGGCAAGCTCTTCTTGCATCTCGCGAACCAAAGCCTGTTCTTCGGAC
This genomic interval from Stieleria sp. JC731 contains the following:
- the ubiE gene encoding bifunctional demethylmenaquinone methyltransferase/2-methoxy-6-polyprenyl-1,4-benzoquinol methylase UbiE, whose translation is MTTEIAEPSSANLTPGHGESMSQEPLDKSNERVREMFRQIAPKYDLMNHLLSMNIDKYWRHCAVKRLNLVQNIPVLDTCTGTGDLAMAIANAAPSGVEVVGSDFCGAMLEIARKKRVAGTATGQIDYVEADSQQLPFASDLFQAVTVAFGLRNVADTDRGLKELTRVCRPGGKVMVLEFSRPTLFGLRQIYNAYFKYVLPKVGQLFARNDKSAYSYLPDSVSRFPDGEALAERMRAAGLEEVKFTPLTFGVCTIYEGTKPGNLVSNAPSLEA
- a CDS encoding UbiX family flavin prenyltransferase, whose amino-acid sequence is MTASKYPVVVAITGASGAVYAIRLLQSLLRSQVEVHLTVSPSGAAVIEQETGFNFDLKAPDLVAFVSQVPIWSTEKRRADIVAVDWASLVRERLNYHHYENYFTPIASGSFRTSAMVVCPCSGSTLSSIAHAASNNLISRAAEVHLKEQRKLILVPRETPLSVLQLENMHRLATAGVTILPAMPGWYHGVESLDCLVDFVVARLLDQLQIDNQLIERWKDTDG
- a CDS encoding UbiA-like polyprenyltransferase, translated to MVDLADRDKLQSHADLQGREPIGQSAKRINVSDWLGLIRFSHTLFALPFATLATVMAFATPLPDGTHPGLRWTDLLAILVCMVSARNAAMAFNRLVDRKIDAENPRTKGRHIPAGKLSATAVAYFTIANVLVFIAAAAAFLPNWVPLVASLPVLVVVMGYSLAKRFTSAAHLWLGVALSLSPICAWVAIRGPQSVLVLSDLIAPVLLAAAVAAWVTGFDIIYACQDAEYDRGAKLHSVPARFGVAGALRIAAMSHFVMLLFLIALPILAPSVGFGWLYWVAFVLIAALVVRQHSLVSAGNLARVGEAFFQTNVAISVLLMVAGSIDCLWI
- a CDS encoding NUDIX hydrolase, with product MDCPPVKPSTRRKRGVVGVIFREAKLLVIRRALTVTAPGKLCLPGGGIEKGESEEQALVREMQEELAIDVTPMQLCYRSVTSWGTNLAWWHADLQDAIIPTANPAEVADVFWMSRDEVRFATDLLPSLPPFLLAWEKGEIGLDCHWC